One window of Phaenicophaeus curvirostris isolate KB17595 chromosome 22, BPBGC_Pcur_1.0, whole genome shotgun sequence genomic DNA carries:
- the TMEM52 gene encoding transmembrane protein 52, whose protein sequence is MSSWTSLWYAWLILLTVFLLLLCGVTASCIRCCCRKKRPPVEPFPRAPPDGTVTAIDSDSTAHSTVTSYSSFQYPLSVPIPSIFVDMDKNTVSPPAYSLYAMELPPSYEEAVQMGKQSTEAARIGQKLDDIPWQGTPGGLDPIQCSLGTTSGDPATQAESENSEGATQEQSQL, encoded by the exons ATGTCTAGCTGGACCAGCCTGTGGTACGCCTG GTTAATCTTGCTGACGgtgttcctgctcctgctctgtgGGGTCACAGCGAGCTGCATCAGATGCTGCTGCCGCAAGAAGAGGCCCCCGGTTGAGCCCTTCCCGAGGGCCCCTCCTGATGGGACAGTAACGGCCATCGACAGCGACAGCACTGCCCACAGCACCGTGACCT catACAGCTCGTTCCAGTACCCTCTGAGTGTCCCTATTCCTTCAATATTTGTGGATATGGATAAGAACACTGTCTCCCCTCCCGCTTACAGTCTCTACGCAATGGAGCTGCCGCCTTCTTACGAGGAAGCTGTCCAGATGGGTAAACAATCCACTGAAGCAGCACGGATAGGCCAGAAACTCGATGACATCCCTTGGCAGGGGACACCAGGTGGGCTGGATCCCATCCAGTGTTCCCTTGGTACAACCAGTGGAGATCCAGCAACACAGGCAGAGTCAGAAAATTCAGAAGGTGCAACACaagaacagtcccagctctga